The Bacteroidota bacterium genome segment CAAGGCTTCAGCTTCGTGCAGCAGACCGTGCTTTCGGTAGGCTCCTCCCGTGCTGCTCTCCAGCGCACTTGCGCGCTACCGCCGCGCTAGTGCAATCGCTCTAGGCCGTCCCAGTCGCGACAAACCAACTGGATTGGGACAGCCACACCAGGCCACCTGTAGTGTGCTGTGGCGCTCTTCCGAGGGCACGACCACGACACCGACCGGCGTCGCGTTGTCACGGCCATGCGCGTCGCCGCTGCGGGCATGGCTTACCATCGGCTCAGGTGCACCCACCAGGGGGCCCACGAACCGACGATAGGGTGGGCACGGCTCGGACCACTGTGCTCCGAGCCGTGCTTTTTTGTGGCGGGTCGCGGGCCGCAGCTACGGGTTAGCTCAGCGCGTCGCGGAGCAGCGCCTCCGCCTCGCCGAGCGCGGCGTCGAGGTGTTCGGGCTGACGACCGCCCGCCGTGGCAAGCGTGGGGCGTCCGCCGCCACCGCCGCCGACGCGCTTCGCAAGCAGCCCGACGAGCTTACCCGCCTGCACGCCGCGCTTCGTCAGGTCGTCCGTGACGGCGCAGACGAGCATGGCCTTGCCCGCGCCGAGATCGGCGGAGCCGAGCACGACGACCGCGTTCTCGCTTAGCCGCTCGCGGAGGTCGGCGGCGAGGTCCTGGAGCGTCTTGGCGTCGGCCCCGTCGATGGTGCCACGTACGAGTTGCACGCCGTCGACGTCGGTGGCGTCTTTGAGGAGGTCGTCCACGCCGCTGGCGGCAAGCTGGCCCTTGAGCGCGGCGATTTCTTTTTCTTGGTCCTTTGTCTGCTGCACGAGGTCGGCGACGGCCTCTTCGACGGGCCGGTTGAGCGTCTTGAACTGCCCCCGCACGGCGTCGAGGGTGGCAGCCTGCGCGGCGAGGAAGTCGAGCGCCGCGGCCCCCGCGACGGCCTCGACGCGCCGGACGCCCGACGCGACGCTGCCCTCGCTCGTGAGCGTGACCAGGCCGATGGCCCCGGTCGCGTCCACGTGCGTCCCGCCGCAGAGCTCAACCGAGATGTCCGAATCAAAGGTGATGACGCGGACGGTGTCGCCGTACTTCTCGCCGAAGAGCGCCATCGCGCCGCGCGCCTTGGCCTCCTCGATGGGCACGGCGCGTTCTTCTTCCAGCGGGATGTTCTGCTGCACGAGGTCGTTGATGCGCCGCTCGATCTCCGCGAGTTCGTCCGGCGCGACGCGCTCGTAGTGGCTGAAGTCGAAGCGCAGCCGGTCGGGCGCGACGAGCGAGCCTTTCTGCTGGACGTGCGGCCCGAGGATCTCGCGCAGCGCCGCGTGGAGGAGGTGCGTTGCCGTGTGGTGCCGCTCCGTTTGCCCGCGCGTGCTGGCGTCGACCTGCGCCGCGACGGGCGCGTCCACATCCTGCGGAAGCTTGTCCACAATGTGGATGATGGTCCCCTCGGCGTCCTTCTGGGTGTCGAGCACGGCGACCGTTTCGCCGCCGACGGTGAGCGTGCCGGTGTCGCCGACCTGCCCGCCGGACTCGGCGTAGAACGGCGTTTTGTTCAGGACGACCTCGTGACGCGGCGCGGCGTTCTCGTCCTCGCCGGAAGAGGGCCGCACCGAGCGCGTCTTGAGGATGCGCGCGTCGTTTACAGCCAGCGAATCGTAGCCGACGAACTCAATCGCCTCGCCGTTCGCCTCGGCAAAGGCGGTCGGTGCCCACGTATCGACCTGGCTCTGGTCGATGGAGGTACGGTCGGCCCGCCCTCGTGCGCGCTGCTCTTCCAGCAACGCCTCGAAACGTGCCATGTCGACGGTCAGCCCCTCCTCGCGCGCCATCA includes the following:
- a CDS encoding alanine--tRNA ligase-related protein; its protein translation is MRGFLEKVNSQVLESLGLPEPGNVPGVISRAHQLEKAAAQRLEDSEGGEAEEDWAVVAAEVSRLVGYIDTSMRYGLLDLLLKAYSDSETIEETLSEFREKADGRVFPGEIAFLLSDTYGFPVDLTALMAREEGLTVDMARFEALLEEQRARGRADRTSIDQSQVDTWAPTAFAEANGEAIEFVGYDSLAVNDARILKTRSVRPSSGEDENAAPRHEVVLNKTPFYAESGGQVGDTGTLTVGGETVAVLDTQKDAEGTIIHIVDKLPQDVDAPVAAQVDASTRGQTERHHTATHLLHAALREILGPHVQQKGSLVAPDRLRFDFSHYERVAPDELAEIERRINDLVQQNIPLEEERAVPIEEAKARGAMALFGEKYGDTVRVITFDSDISVELCGGTHVDATGAIGLVTLTSEGSVASGVRRVEAVAGAAALDFLAAQAATLDAVRGQFKTLNRPVEEAVADLVQQTKDQEKEIAALKGQLAASGVDDLLKDATDVDGVQLVRGTIDGADAKTLQDLAADLRERLSENAVVVLGSADLGAGKAMLVCAVTDDLTKRGVQAGKLVGLLAKRVGGGGGGRPTLATAGGRQPEHLDAALGEAEALLRDALS